One window from the genome of Dyadobacter sp. CECT 9275 encodes:
- a CDS encoding SGNH/GDSL hydrolase family protein — MLRRNFIQNISAGIVSAAAFPGISFAGNNSAPGGMTILFQGDSITDGNRTRNNDWNHVMGHGYAFIAASRIWYDYPSKGFHFYNRGISGNRITHLEERWQTDTLDLKPDLLSILIGINDTAWLIQGNTDADAAFFEEHYRNLLQKTMVALPALKLMLAEPFILPVGRVKEKWDTYFAEVSLRQQIVKKLAAEFGAVFIPYQAAFNDALNRAPAEYWIWDGIHPMPAGHELMARLWLEKSGLL; from the coding sequence ATGTTGAGAAGAAATTTTATCCAAAACATTAGTGCCGGGATCGTGTCTGCAGCAGCTTTTCCGGGGATTTCATTTGCGGGAAACAACAGCGCCCCTGGGGGCATGACGATCCTTTTTCAAGGCGACTCCATTACGGACGGAAACCGTACCAGGAACAACGACTGGAACCATGTTATGGGCCATGGTTACGCTTTTATTGCCGCTTCCAGAATTTGGTATGATTATCCTTCAAAAGGATTCCATTTTTATAACCGGGGGATCAGCGGTAATCGAATCACCCATCTGGAAGAGCGCTGGCAGACCGATACCCTGGACCTGAAACCTGATTTACTAAGTATCCTTATTGGTATTAATGACACCGCCTGGCTGATCCAGGGTAATACTGACGCTGATGCAGCGTTTTTTGAGGAACATTACCGCAATTTGCTGCAGAAGACAATGGTAGCACTTCCAGCCTTAAAATTAATGCTGGCGGAACCCTTCATACTCCCTGTGGGCAGGGTAAAGGAAAAATGGGATACCTATTTTGCGGAGGTAAGCCTGAGGCAACAGATTGTAAAGAAACTGGCTGCAGAATTCGGGGCGGTGTTTATTCCTTATCAGGCTGCGTTTAATGATGCGCTGAACCGTGCCCCGGCCGAATACTGGATCTGGGATGGGATACATCCCATGCCTGCCGGACACGAACTGATGGCCAGATTATGGCTGGAAAAGTCGGGTTTGCTGTAA
- a CDS encoding lmo0937 family membrane protein — translation MGNLLYTIAVILVILWLIGYFGFASFGLGNIIHILLVIAVVAIILRVIRGDRVV, via the coding sequence ATGGGAAATCTTCTTTATACCATAGCAGTTATTCTGGTTATTCTATGGTTGATCGGCTACTTTGGTTTTGCCAGCTTCGGATTGGGTAATATTATTCATATCCTTCTTGTTATTGCCGTCGTGGCCATTATTCTCCGTGTAATCCGGGGAGACAGAGTCGTTTAG
- a CDS encoding arylesterase, with product MTRFLFFCLAASLFIYGCNSDSKNKSAASGDSLEAAKTKSASKKNIVFFGNSLTAGYGLDDPSLAFAGLIQKRIDSLGLAYKVINAGVSGETTAGGNSRIDWLLKQPLDVFILELGGNDGLRGIPVSETKKNLQSILDKVKAKYPDAKLILAGMQIPPNMGQEYTSQFRMLYADIAKTNHVQLIPFLLEGVGGEPKLNLPDGIHPNVAGHKIVAENVWSILKDQL from the coding sequence ATGACTCGTTTTCTTTTTTTCTGCCTGGCGGCGTCGCTTTTTATATACGGCTGTAACAGTGATTCTAAAAACAAGTCTGCGGCTTCCGGCGATTCTCTTGAAGCAGCTAAGACTAAATCAGCCTCGAAAAAAAACATTGTTTTCTTTGGAAACAGCCTGACGGCCGGATATGGACTGGATGATCCTTCCCTGGCTTTCGCAGGCCTGATTCAAAAACGGATTGACTCACTCGGCCTGGCCTATAAAGTTATTAATGCGGGGGTAAGCGGTGAGACCACGGCAGGCGGCAACAGCCGGATAGACTGGCTGCTCAAACAGCCTCTGGATGTTTTTATTCTGGAACTGGGAGGGAATGATGGCCTCAGGGGTATTCCGGTATCGGAAACAAAGAAAAACCTCCAGTCGATATTGGATAAAGTCAAAGCTAAGTATCCCGACGCAAAGTTGATACTGGCCGGGATGCAGATCCCGCCCAATATGGGACAGGAATATACTTCTCAGTTCAGGATGCTGTATGCTGATATAGCCAAAACCAATCATGTTCAGCTTATCCCTTTTTTGCTCGAAGGCGTTGGAGGTGAACCCAAACTGAATCTGCCTGACGGTATTCATCCGAATGTAGCCGGGCACAAGATCGTGGCGGAAAACGTTTGGTCAATACTGAAAGACCAGCTTTGA
- a CDS encoding ABC transporter ATP-binding protein codes for MNSILDLKEVGKIYKSGSRSLTVLQDINFSVNPGSTLAIVGPSGSGKTTLLGLCAGLDRSSSGTVELHGTRLNDLNEDQLASARNQYIGFIFQNFQLLPTLTALENVMVPLELRGEKNIKSRALDLLDKVGLAERGHHYPTQLSGGEQQRVSLARAFSNNPAILFADEPTGNLDAETSEKVVKLLFDLNKEAGTTLVLVTHDLELAAKTQRIIRIKGGRIVSDQHT; via the coding sequence ATGAATAGCATTCTTGACCTTAAAGAGGTTGGTAAAATATACAAAAGCGGCTCCCGTTCTTTAACGGTATTACAGGACATCAACTTTTCTGTCAACCCGGGGTCAACACTGGCCATTGTGGGGCCTTCCGGAAGTGGCAAAACAACACTCCTCGGCCTTTGTGCCGGTCTCGACCGCTCCTCTTCGGGCACGGTGGAACTTCATGGAACGAGGCTGAACGACCTGAATGAAGATCAGCTGGCATCCGCCCGGAACCAGTACATCGGCTTCATATTCCAGAATTTTCAGCTGCTTCCCACGCTGACAGCTCTTGAAAATGTGATGGTACCGCTGGAACTAAGAGGCGAAAAAAATATTAAATCCAGGGCCCTCGATTTACTGGACAAAGTGGGCCTGGCCGAACGCGGACATCATTATCCCACGCAACTTAGCGGTGGAGAGCAACAAAGGGTTTCCCTTGCCAGGGCGTTTTCCAATAATCCGGCTATACTTTTTGCCGACGAACCTACGGGAAACCTGGATGCCGAAACGAGTGAAAAAGTTGTAAAACTACTTTTTGATCTGAACAAAGAGGCTGGTACCACACTGGTATTGGTTACCCACGACCTGGAACTTGCCGCTAAAACGCAGCGGATTATCCGTATAAAAGGCGGGCGTATTGTTTCGGATCAGCATACCTGA
- a CDS encoding ABC transporter permease, which yields MNKENINFPWLLKMAWRDSRRNRARLFLFVSSIVLGIAALVAIYALGDNLRQNIDSQAATLLGADLALSGNRPIEGKVKTMVDSLGTARSEERSFASMVYFLKSGGNRLAQVKALQGDYPYYGTFETVPLEAGISFRTKKEALVDQSLMLQYQAKVGDSIKIGEVTFAIAGILEKAPGQNGLTSTVAPSVYIPMKYLDATGLMQKGSRVAYRYYLKFPEDTDVQNLAKKLDPRFEAADLDYKTVQTQKEDTGRSFKDLTRFLSLVGFVALLLGCIGVASAIHIYIREKLNSIAILRCLGVRASQAFLIYLIQIVGIGLLGSVLGCLLGTAIQQFLPIVIKDFLPFELTTDISWIAIAQGLVIGTLISVLFALPPLVSIRKISPLNVLRNIFDQVKLDRDPVIWLVYALIVVFIFGFSYLQMRTWLQSLIFTAGILGSFLLLYGTAVLLMWLVRRFFPQSWSYLWRQGLANLYRPNNQTAILIVSIGLGTSLICTLFFTQTILMTRVNLSTSGNQPNIVLFDIQPGQKEAVLDVAKVHKVPVNQSVPIVNMRLDEVNGKTAADFQGDTTAEQSRRIFSREYRVTFRDSLSSSEKISKGKWEGIYTKDQPLIPISLEQGFAERSRVNLGDTMVFNVQGTLMTTRVSSFREVNWGEVQTNFLVVFPSGVLEEAPQFNVMLTHVPSPEVSARFQRDIVRQFPNISIIDLALVLRVLDELFTKIGFVIRFMAGFSILTGIIVLIASVLISKYQRLQESVLLRTIGASKKQIFTITAMEYFFLGSLAAFTGILISLVGSWALARFSFEAEFRPDVWPVIALFLFVSLLTVSIGLINSRGILSRPPLEVLRQDV from the coding sequence ATGAATAAAGAAAATATCAATTTCCCGTGGCTGCTGAAAATGGCATGGCGCGACAGCCGACGTAACCGCGCACGGCTGTTCCTTTTTGTGTCTTCTATCGTACTGGGGATTGCAGCGCTGGTAGCCATTTATGCACTCGGAGATAATTTAAGGCAAAACATTGACAGCCAGGCGGCCACCCTGCTCGGTGCCGACCTGGCGCTTTCCGGAAACCGCCCGATAGAAGGAAAAGTTAAAACAATGGTCGATTCCCTGGGAACAGCCAGGTCGGAGGAAAGAAGTTTTGCATCCATGGTCTATTTCCTTAAAAGCGGCGGCAACAGACTGGCTCAGGTGAAGGCACTGCAGGGTGATTATCCCTACTATGGCACCTTTGAAACCGTTCCGCTGGAAGCGGGAATATCTTTCCGCACCAAAAAGGAAGCCCTGGTAGACCAGTCCCTGATGCTGCAGTATCAGGCAAAAGTGGGGGATTCCATTAAGATCGGTGAGGTAACTTTTGCTATAGCCGGAATTCTTGAAAAAGCCCCGGGCCAGAACGGGCTTACGAGTACTGTGGCGCCATCTGTATACATCCCGATGAAATACCTGGACGCCACCGGCCTTATGCAAAAAGGAAGCCGGGTGGCTTACCGGTACTATCTGAAATTCCCTGAGGATACCGATGTGCAAAATCTGGCTAAAAAACTGGACCCGCGCTTTGAAGCCGCCGACCTGGACTATAAAACTGTACAGACCCAGAAGGAGGATACCGGACGTTCATTCAAGGACCTAACCCGCTTTCTGTCATTGGTAGGTTTTGTGGCGCTGCTTCTGGGATGCATAGGCGTAGCCAGTGCCATACATATTTATATCAGAGAAAAACTTAATTCCATTGCCATCCTGCGTTGTCTGGGTGTGAGAGCTTCCCAGGCATTTCTGATTTATCTGATTCAGATTGTAGGCATAGGATTGTTAGGCTCGGTGCTGGGCTGCCTGCTAGGTACGGCAATTCAGCAGTTCCTGCCTATTGTCATTAAAGACTTCCTGCCTTTTGAACTGACAACGGATATCTCCTGGATTGCCATTGCCCAAGGTCTGGTGATCGGCACCCTCATATCTGTTCTATTTGCCCTTCCTCCGCTGGTATCTATCCGCAAGATATCGCCCCTGAATGTACTTCGGAATATTTTTGATCAGGTTAAATTAGACCGTGACCCGGTCATCTGGCTGGTGTACGCGCTGATTGTAGTATTCATTTTCGGATTTTCGTATCTGCAGATGAGAACCTGGCTTCAATCGTTGATTTTTACAGCAGGCATCCTGGGATCTTTCCTGCTGTTATACGGTACCGCGGTTTTGCTGATGTGGCTGGTGCGGAGATTCTTCCCTCAGTCGTGGAGTTATCTCTGGCGCCAGGGACTTGCCAATTTGTACCGGCCCAACAACCAGACGGCGATCCTCATTGTTTCCATTGGCCTGGGTACCTCGCTGATCTGCACCTTATTTTTTACGCAGACCATACTCATGACACGCGTAAATTTATCTACCAGCGGTAACCAGCCGAATATCGTACTTTTTGATATACAACCCGGCCAGAAAGAAGCGGTGCTGGACGTGGCCAAAGTCCACAAGGTTCCGGTGAACCAAAGTGTACCTATTGTTAATATGCGGCTGGATGAGGTAAATGGTAAAACCGCCGCAGATTTTCAGGGTGACACCACAGCCGAGCAATCCCGAAGGATTTTTAGCAGGGAATACCGGGTTACGTTCCGTGACTCCCTGTCTTCGTCCGAAAAAATTTCAAAAGGCAAATGGGAAGGTATCTATACCAAAGACCAGCCACTCATACCTATTTCCTTGGAGCAAGGCTTTGCGGAGCGCAGCCGGGTAAACCTTGGCGACACCATGGTATTTAATGTGCAGGGGACGCTCATGACAACCCGCGTCAGTAGTTTCAGGGAAGTAAACTGGGGAGAGGTGCAAACCAATTTTCTGGTCGTATTTCCCTCAGGCGTGCTGGAAGAAGCCCCTCAGTTTAATGTGATGCTCACGCATGTTCCATCACCCGAGGTATCCGCCCGGTTTCAGCGGGATATCGTGCGGCAGTTTCCGAATATTTCCATTATTGACCTTGCCCTGGTGCTTCGGGTACTTGACGAGCTATTTACAAAAATTGGCTTTGTGATCCGTTTCATGGCCGGTTTCAGTATCCTGACCGGAATTATCGTACTCATTGCATCGGTTCTGATCAGCAAGTATCAGCGTTTGCAGGAAAGTGTTTTGCTCAGGACCATCGGTGCCAGTAAAAAGCAGATTTTTACCATCACGGCCATGGAATACTTCTTCCTGGGTTCGCTGGCCGCTTTCACCGGAATTCTCATATCCCTGGTCGGGAGCTGGGCGCTGGCCAGGTTCAGTTTTGAGGCGGAGTTCAGGCCGGATGTATGGCCAGTTATTGCTCTTTTCCTTTTTGTTTCATTGCTGACAGTGAGCATTGGGCTTATTAACAGCCGGGGTATCCTTTCACGCCCGCCGCTGGAGGTACTACGCCAGGACGTTTAG
- a CDS encoding SusC/RagA family TonB-linked outer membrane protein produces the protein MRKTLTLLVRKRGFQCCVLSLGTMMYLATPSLATASSADTRKHQQTSPQKEITLSGKVVTSNNEGLPGVTVLVSESDGANKQGTTTNEKGEFSFSNLETGKKYNLQFSYIGFDKQSLNDFVLTEANSNSISITLKESASDLSEVVVVGYGSTVKKDITGSVKSLKSAEFNQGIINSPEQLLQGKVSGVNVTSATGEPGGKTNITVRGPGGVRTGSTPLFVVDGMALDNSSTGGDTNPLNFLNPQDIESMDVLKDASATAIYGARGANGVILITTKKGKSGQASVNYSGSLGLSTMARPLDVLSGPDFIAEAGKLGSTVINGGANTDWQKEISRTATTHNHNVSIGGGTEKMTYYGSFGLQKQQGVLKGSQQDRYTGRINLSQKLLNDRVTLDINLNATNTKNQRPDNQGIIGGAITANPTYKPYDDKGDPFQYQDGTNPLITLRLYKELLSTNRVLASISPSVTIIPGLVYKLNFGLDHATSTQDKQTLPNTIPASIGRLETYDLKNSNRLIENYLTYTLNKKSHSFSALVGHSYQRIFLQGRNFSINKFPISDIEPIYNPGLGQDLTLVLNKPGGFATINELQSFFSRVNYSFKDKYLVTATLRVDGSSKFGANNKYGSFPSFSLGWRISEEPFMKSSPFSDLKLRAGWGKTGNQEIPSKITQARFTSSVSGTTSYPLNSTNTYPAGTTYTRLANPNIQWEVSAQTDLGLDFSLFKGALSGEIDYFSKTSEKILLEVIPSDPVQPAGTFWTNVPDMQIVNKGLEFDLNFRKSLDNGLRYSIGGNITFIKNDVKNSPYSVIPSGAAQGSGLTSATINGYINNQPIGTFFLKEFIGFDDKGISKFRDTDGDGIITDKDRIAAGTALPTRMYNFNGNVSFKGFDLTANFNGVGGNKVYDNTANSNFYKLKLSKGVNVTPEALEAASESINNSAPVSTRYLKNGAYLRLNNLVLGYNLNTVKLGIHKWVQTARVAVTGQNLIVWTKYNGYDPEVNNDRSINGITSYGIDYLSYPKAKTVIFSLNLGF, from the coding sequence ATGAGAAAAACATTGACTCTATTGGTCAGGAAAAGGGGATTTCAATGCTGTGTTTTGTCATTAGGTACAATGATGTACCTGGCAACTCCATCATTGGCAACCGCCTCTTCAGCCGACACACGTAAACACCAGCAAACCTCTCCTCAAAAAGAAATTACCTTGTCGGGAAAGGTTGTAACTTCTAATAATGAAGGATTGCCGGGAGTAACCGTCCTTGTTTCGGAATCGGATGGCGCAAATAAGCAGGGAACCACTACCAACGAAAAAGGTGAATTTTCGTTCAGCAATCTTGAAACCGGAAAAAAATATAACCTTCAGTTCAGTTATATCGGTTTTGACAAGCAGTCCCTGAACGATTTCGTTCTGACAGAAGCCAACAGCAATTCTATCAGCATTACGCTAAAGGAATCGGCATCAGACCTGAGCGAAGTAGTCGTGGTAGGTTATGGAAGTACCGTAAAAAAAGACATTACCGGTTCTGTTAAATCTCTCAAAAGCGCGGAATTCAATCAGGGGATCATCAATTCACCCGAGCAGCTTTTACAAGGAAAGGTATCCGGTGTGAACGTAACCTCGGCAACAGGCGAGCCAGGCGGCAAAACCAATATCACGGTACGTGGCCCGGGAGGGGTGCGCACAGGAAGTACGCCGTTGTTCGTGGTGGATGGTATGGCACTGGACAACAGCAGTACCGGTGGGGATACCAACCCGCTTAACTTCCTGAACCCACAGGATATCGAATCCATGGATGTTTTGAAAGATGCCTCAGCAACCGCTATTTATGGAGCGAGAGGAGCAAACGGAGTTATTTTGATCACAACCAAAAAAGGCAAATCGGGCCAGGCCAGTGTTAATTATTCCGGAAGCCTGGGTTTGTCTACCATGGCCCGCCCCTTGGATGTACTGTCCGGTCCCGATTTTATAGCCGAGGCTGGTAAGCTGGGCTCAACGGTGATCAACGGAGGTGCTAATACCGACTGGCAAAAGGAAATTTCAAGAACTGCTACCACGCACAACCACAATGTTTCCATTGGTGGAGGTACCGAAAAAATGACTTATTATGGCTCATTTGGTTTGCAAAAACAACAAGGGGTTTTGAAAGGCAGCCAGCAGGACAGATATACCGGCCGTATCAATCTGTCGCAGAAATTGCTGAACGACCGGGTTACCCTGGATATCAATCTGAACGCGACCAATACAAAAAACCAGCGTCCGGATAACCAGGGAATCATAGGTGGGGCCATCACAGCCAACCCTACCTATAAACCTTATGATGATAAAGGTGATCCGTTCCAGTACCAGGACGGAACCAACCCGCTGATCACTTTAAGACTTTACAAGGAATTACTGAGTACCAACAGAGTACTTGCAAGTATATCTCCGTCTGTAACCATCATTCCGGGTCTGGTTTATAAACTCAATTTTGGCCTCGACCATGCCACTTCTACCCAGGACAAACAAACGCTGCCCAATACCATTCCGGCTTCCATCGGACGTCTGGAAACCTATGATCTGAAAAACTCCAACCGTTTGATTGAAAACTACCTGACTTATACCTTAAATAAAAAGTCACACAGTTTTTCTGCTCTGGTAGGTCACTCCTATCAGCGGATCTTCCTTCAGGGACGGAACTTCAGTATCAACAAATTCCCGATATCAGATATTGAGCCCATCTACAACCCCGGTCTGGGACAGGACCTGACGCTCGTACTCAACAAACCCGGCGGATTTGCCACCATCAATGAGCTTCAGTCGTTTTTCTCAAGGGTGAATTACAGTTTCAAGGACAAGTATCTTGTAACAGCAACCTTGCGTGTTGACGGTTCTTCAAAATTCGGGGCCAACAATAAGTATGGTTCCTTTCCCTCTTTCTCGCTGGGATGGCGGATTTCGGAAGAGCCTTTTATGAAATCCTCTCCGTTTTCCGACCTGAAACTGCGTGCAGGCTGGGGTAAAACCGGTAACCAGGAAATTCCAAGCAAAATTACCCAGGCTCGTTTCACATCTTCAGTATCAGGGACTACCAGCTATCCGCTTAACAGTACCAATACCTACCCTGCCGGTACTACCTATACCCGGCTAGCCAACCCCAATATCCAGTGGGAAGTATCTGCGCAGACGGATCTTGGTTTAGACTTTTCATTGTTTAAAGGTGCATTGAGCGGAGAAATAGATTATTTTTCTAAAACCTCTGAAAAAATATTGCTGGAAGTTATTCCTTCCGATCCAGTACAGCCAGCCGGTACTTTTTGGACCAACGTTCCCGATATGCAGATTGTCAACAAGGGACTTGAGTTTGACCTGAATTTCAGAAAATCACTGGATAACGGCCTGCGTTATTCCATCGGTGGAAACATCACATTTATAAAAAATGATGTGAAAAATTCACCCTACTCGGTTATTCCATCCGGTGCCGCACAGGGCTCAGGCCTTACTTCGGCTACAATCAACGGATACATCAACAACCAGCCCATCGGTACTTTCTTCCTGAAAGAATTTATTGGCTTTGACGACAAGGGTATCAGCAAATTCCGCGATACGGACGGTGACGGTATCATTACCGATAAAGACAGGATTGCTGCCGGAACCGCGCTTCCTACTAGGATGTACAACTTTAACGGAAACGTAAGTTTCAAAGGATTTGACCTGACCGCGAATTTCAATGGTGTAGGAGGTAATAAAGTGTATGACAACACGGCCAACTCTAACTTCTACAAGCTGAAATTATCTAAAGGTGTGAACGTAACACCCGAGGCACTCGAAGCAGCCAGCGAGTCCATCAACAACTCTGCTCCGGTATCGACCAGGTATCTGAAAAACGGTGCTTATCTGAGATTGAACAACCTGGTGTTAGGCTACAATCTGAACACAGTTAAACTTGGTATTCACAAATGGGTGCAAACTGCACGCGTTGCGGTAACAGGCCAGAACCTGATCGTTTGGACCAAATACAACGGCTACGACCCAGAAGTAAACAATGACCGTTCCATTAACGGCATTACTTCCTACGGTATCGATTATCTCAGTTATCCAAAGGCTAAAACAGTCATTTTTAGTCTAAATCTTGGCTTCTAA